From a region of the Theobroma cacao cultivar B97-61/B2 chromosome 8, Criollo_cocoa_genome_V2, whole genome shotgun sequence genome:
- the LOC18592124 gene encoding serine/threonine-protein kinase SAPK2 isoform X1 — protein MERYEIVKDIGSGNFGVAKLVRDKWTKELLAVKFIERGQKIDEHVQREIVNHRSLKHPNIVRFKEVHLTPTHLAIVMEYAAGGELFARICNAGRFSEDEARFFFQQLISGVSYCHSMQICHRDLKLENTLLDGSTAPRVKICDFGYSKSSVFHSQPKSTVGTPAYIAPEVLSKKEYDGKIADVWSCGVTLYVMLVGAYPFEDPDDPKNFRKTIGRILSVHYSIPDYVRVSMECKHLLSRIFAANPEKRITILEIKSHPWFLKNLPIELMEGGSWQSHDVNNPPQNLEEVQSIIQEAMKTSEVPKVGGLFMGGSMDLDDLDADADLEDVETSGDFVCPL, from the exons ATGGAACGTTATGAGATTGTGAAAGATATCGGGTCAGGGAATTTCGGAGTGGCCAAGCTGGTCCGAGATAAATGGACAAAAGAGCTCTTGGCTGTTAAGTTCATTGAGAGAGGGCAAAAG ATTGATGAACATGTGCAAAGGGAAATCGTGAACCATAGATCATTGAAGCATCCCAATATTGTTAGATTCAAAGAG GTCCATCTTACACCTACTCATCTGGCCATAGTGATGGAGTATGCTGCAGGTGGAGAACTCTTTGCGCGTATATGCAATGCTGGTAGATTTAGTGAGGATGAG GCTAGGTTTTTCTTTCAGCAATTGATATCAGGAGTCAGTTACTGTCATTCCATG CAAATATGTCATCGAGATCTTAAGCTTGAAAACACTCTCCTGGATGGCAGCACAGCACCACGCgtcaaaatatgtgattttggATACTCAAag TCATCTGTTTTCCATTCACAACCAAAATCCACTGTAGGAACACCAGCTTACATTGCTCCTGAGGTTCTATCCAAGAAAGAATATGATGGGAAG ATTGCAGATGTTTGGTCATGTGGGGTCACCTTATATGTCATGTTAGTTGGGGCATATCCCTTTGAAGATCCTGATGATCCAAAAAACTTCAGAAAGACAATTGGG AGAATACTCAGTGTCCACTACTCAATTCCTGATTATGTCCGAGTTTCTATGGAGTGCAAACATCTTTTATCTCGGATATTTGCGGCAAATCCTGAAAAG AGAATAACTATACTGGAAATTAAAAGCCACCCTTGGTTCTTAAAGAACTTGCCCATCGAACTGATGGAAGGAGGAAGCTGGCAGAGCCATGATGTAAATAACCCTCCCCAAAACTTGGAAGAAGTACAGTCTATAATACAAGAGGCCATGAAAACTTCAGAAGTCCCCAAGGTTGGGGGACTTTTCATGGGAGGCAGCATGGATCTCGATGATTTAGATGCTGATGCAGATCTTGAAGATGTAGAGACAAGTGGTGATTTTGTGTGCCCACTGTAA
- the LOC18592124 gene encoding serine/threonine-protein kinase SAPK2 isoform X3, giving the protein MERYEIVKDIGSGNFGVAKLVRDKWTKELLAVKFIERGQKIDEHVQREIVNHRSLKHPNIVRFKEVHLTPTHLAIVMEYAAGGELFARICNAGRFSEDEQICHRDLKLENTLLDGSTAPRVKICDFGYSKSSVFHSQPKSTVGTPAYIAPEVLSKKEYDGKIADVWSCGVTLYVMLVGAYPFEDPDDPKNFRKTIGRILSVHYSIPDYVRVSMECKHLLSRIFAANPEKRITILEIKSHPWFLKNLPIELMEGGSWQSHDVNNPPQNLEEVQSIIQEAMKTSEVPKVGGLFMGGSMDLDDLDADADLEDVETSGDFVCPL; this is encoded by the exons ATGGAACGTTATGAGATTGTGAAAGATATCGGGTCAGGGAATTTCGGAGTGGCCAAGCTGGTCCGAGATAAATGGACAAAAGAGCTCTTGGCTGTTAAGTTCATTGAGAGAGGGCAAAAG ATTGATGAACATGTGCAAAGGGAAATCGTGAACCATAGATCATTGAAGCATCCCAATATTGTTAGATTCAAAGAG GTCCATCTTACACCTACTCATCTGGCCATAGTGATGGAGTATGCTGCAGGTGGAGAACTCTTTGCGCGTATATGCAATGCTGGTAGATTTAGTGAGGATGAG CAAATATGTCATCGAGATCTTAAGCTTGAAAACACTCTCCTGGATGGCAGCACAGCACCACGCgtcaaaatatgtgattttggATACTCAAag TCATCTGTTTTCCATTCACAACCAAAATCCACTGTAGGAACACCAGCTTACATTGCTCCTGAGGTTCTATCCAAGAAAGAATATGATGGGAAG ATTGCAGATGTTTGGTCATGTGGGGTCACCTTATATGTCATGTTAGTTGGGGCATATCCCTTTGAAGATCCTGATGATCCAAAAAACTTCAGAAAGACAATTGGG AGAATACTCAGTGTCCACTACTCAATTCCTGATTATGTCCGAGTTTCTATGGAGTGCAAACATCTTTTATCTCGGATATTTGCGGCAAATCCTGAAAAG AGAATAACTATACTGGAAATTAAAAGCCACCCTTGGTTCTTAAAGAACTTGCCCATCGAACTGATGGAAGGAGGAAGCTGGCAGAGCCATGATGTAAATAACCCTCCCCAAAACTTGGAAGAAGTACAGTCTATAATACAAGAGGCCATGAAAACTTCAGAAGTCCCCAAGGTTGGGGGACTTTTCATGGGAGGCAGCATGGATCTCGATGATTTAGATGCTGATGCAGATCTTGAAGATGTAGAGACAAGTGGTGATTTTGTGTGCCCACTGTAA
- the LOC18592124 gene encoding serine/threonine-protein kinase SAPK2 isoform X2, giving the protein MERYEIVKDIGSGNFGVAKLVRDKWTKELLAVKFIERGQKIDEHVQREIVNHRSLKHPNIVRFKEVHLTPTHLAIVMEYAAGGELFARICNAGRFSEDEQLISGVSYCHSMQICHRDLKLENTLLDGSTAPRVKICDFGYSKSSVFHSQPKSTVGTPAYIAPEVLSKKEYDGKIADVWSCGVTLYVMLVGAYPFEDPDDPKNFRKTIGRILSVHYSIPDYVRVSMECKHLLSRIFAANPEKRITILEIKSHPWFLKNLPIELMEGGSWQSHDVNNPPQNLEEVQSIIQEAMKTSEVPKVGGLFMGGSMDLDDLDADADLEDVETSGDFVCPL; this is encoded by the exons ATGGAACGTTATGAGATTGTGAAAGATATCGGGTCAGGGAATTTCGGAGTGGCCAAGCTGGTCCGAGATAAATGGACAAAAGAGCTCTTGGCTGTTAAGTTCATTGAGAGAGGGCAAAAG ATTGATGAACATGTGCAAAGGGAAATCGTGAACCATAGATCATTGAAGCATCCCAATATTGTTAGATTCAAAGAG GTCCATCTTACACCTACTCATCTGGCCATAGTGATGGAGTATGCTGCAGGTGGAGAACTCTTTGCGCGTATATGCAATGCTGGTAGATTTAGTGAGGATGAG CAATTGATATCAGGAGTCAGTTACTGTCATTCCATG CAAATATGTCATCGAGATCTTAAGCTTGAAAACACTCTCCTGGATGGCAGCACAGCACCACGCgtcaaaatatgtgattttggATACTCAAag TCATCTGTTTTCCATTCACAACCAAAATCCACTGTAGGAACACCAGCTTACATTGCTCCTGAGGTTCTATCCAAGAAAGAATATGATGGGAAG ATTGCAGATGTTTGGTCATGTGGGGTCACCTTATATGTCATGTTAGTTGGGGCATATCCCTTTGAAGATCCTGATGATCCAAAAAACTTCAGAAAGACAATTGGG AGAATACTCAGTGTCCACTACTCAATTCCTGATTATGTCCGAGTTTCTATGGAGTGCAAACATCTTTTATCTCGGATATTTGCGGCAAATCCTGAAAAG AGAATAACTATACTGGAAATTAAAAGCCACCCTTGGTTCTTAAAGAACTTGCCCATCGAACTGATGGAAGGAGGAAGCTGGCAGAGCCATGATGTAAATAACCCTCCCCAAAACTTGGAAGAAGTACAGTCTATAATACAAGAGGCCATGAAAACTTCAGAAGTCCCCAAGGTTGGGGGACTTTTCATGGGAGGCAGCATGGATCTCGATGATTTAGATGCTGATGCAGATCTTGAAGATGTAGAGACAAGTGGTGATTTTGTGTGCCCACTGTAA